The DNA window taggaaaatttAGGAACACCTTGTCGAGCTCGTTATATATTTGGGATAGTTTTGCCTTATGTTATATGCGTCGTAGAAACATTTGTCTTTCTTTCTAAGCCCTGCCATTATTACCGGATCAGGGCGACATTTTCAAAGACGTCCACACTCGACCTGCAGGAACTCATAAATTCATGGATGCAAGTTCATCCAAAATACCAATCCAATTTTAGGCACAAAATGCCTGTACGATTCAGCGAGTTTTATGTTTCACTCACATCAAAAGCAGCACGCAAAGAAACCAGTCCTACTCTATCgccgtcaaaacgacatgaagcacgatgcagttgcgtaagcggttgcgacGGGGCGGCGCGCTGGAGATAGCGGTTCGAATCGAGTTGTGACCATCACGGATTAGAGCGAGCAACGGTGTCAGCAAGGATTTCCCCTAggttctaaccgctacgctccgctaCACCGCTTCGTTGTCCCTACTGTTGTCCCTACTGTATTATCATGAGTTATTCCACAGACTGTTGGATGTGGTGTATCCCCAGTTTATTGTGTTAGTTGGAGGGATCCAAAGGAATGTATGAAGCCCTTTATTTTGGGGACAggatccagtttttttttagtcccTCTACAGTTCACTAAATCTTCTTCCATTATCCACTGTTCGCGAAGACAACAGGGAGAATGAACAGATATCACATAAAGGGCATGCAAAGAATATATAATCTGGTGTAAGGCGAAAATTTGTACAAAACATACATGGTACGAAGTAATTCACTGCTTAAAATCCTACAGCTTTATCctaggtttgaaaaaaagccagaaaacaggaaaatttccACTAATATTGGACAGTTTGCATTAATGGTTAGAAGAGTTCGATAGTCAGTGCCTAAGGTATTCAACAAAGCTAACATGATGCGTCAATGCTTAGTGCGAGGATTATGGAAGTGGTTGACTGCTCTATGATGTCCACTGATGGTTCGTTGTGCTGACAAGTTTGATAGGGTTCTTGGGGAATACGTGCACGCCTTAACAGCGAACGGATCGCCTCAGTCTGGTTGAATGCAGACCATCGTCCCAAAACAgacagaaattaaattatgTTTATTGGTCGCGTACGCTCAAGCTGTTTTCATCGGTActtactcgaaaaaaaatcaccgcaCCTCAGTAAGTGCCTAAAAAGTAGGAAACATATGACATTGATAATTATCAAATTGCGGGgactaatgttttttttttcatttttcccaaaattcaTTAAAACCCTCGTCGTATCGTTTGCTCTAAAATTTATACTTAAGCAACTGTAAGGTTATGAAAAAGTGTTTCGATCTTGTGATTAACTGCAATTTTCAGTGCCTAAGGTCTGAGATTTCTTTTATGAAATCCTTGCTACAGATAGTTAGAAAGTATGTACCACACCTTAGTGCTTAATTAGTTAATGCGGTATACAGTAGCTAATACATACGTACAGCATAGGATGCATGAAATGAGATGGGCAACGGCCCACATTGAGTCAGCTTCCAACTCACCTATATGGGCTGCTagatttacttctttttagATTGTAGGGACAAATCCCTTTCGTTTTCCAGCTCAGTTTTCTTTGCTAAATCCTGATTAAGCCGAAAGGCTGCAGCGAATTGAGcccaaaaaagaagtaagtAGAATAAAACGAAGGGAGGTAAATATGACAGATGTTCAAAGAAAACAGCATTTCCGTGTGCTAATGAGTTGTGCATGTGTCGCTGAAATATGATCAACAACAGAACATATGACGGTGAGTTGAGTGAATCGGTCATGTCGAGAGAGTGTAGAAGAGATGTGTAGGAAGCCGAGGAACGTTTGTAAAAGCAGCCGAGTATGACTTGATCAAATTTCTTAGGCATATCTATGTGATTAGTCGAGCACAAATTACATGAGTTCTGAACATTTTCCCATGAACACAAACACAGCTGATGGTCATCGAATGAATCCTGTtgagaaaaagattttccCACAAAGAGTTCAAATACCTGTGCTTCTAAGTGGTGCTCGAGTCCGGAAGTGAGGAATGATTAGTAATTTACGAatacctctttttctttctaagtaATTCTGCTAAGTCTGCTGTAGTTCTGAAAATCTTATTCCACTTCCATTATTGGGGAGATTTGAAAATGCATTCTTTGACTAACTTTCGGATTAACAGATACGTTAACTCCTCATGTTTGTGCCCTTTTTTTAGTAGAATATAGGATTTTAAGCGGAGAATTTCATAAAATCGGAAAATTGCTAACCAGCAATTGGATCTCcctaaaaagaaagagaattgGGACCGTTGGgacttctttttgttcaaagATTCAACCAGAAGACAACCATGAACAGGAAGCATTGTGACAGTAAAGAAAGATAAACACATAAACAGAAGTAAGAagtcaaaagaaaactttagcAGATTTTCAAGTACTCTCTTCTGTATTCCGTTGGTCAAGATTTCGGTTCATCCGTATACTTATTCTCGTCATCTTTCTCCATGCTTAGACTTCATACGACAGTTTATTCGTGCATCATCGTTCGCTAACGCTTCGAATTTTTATCCTATGTAGTTTTGATCCATGCGTACAAACGAATGGTACGTGTGCTACCTACAATCACGTGCATTATATAGGGATTCTTCCCAGACAGCTAACCTTTAGAACTTCTagtcagaagaaaaacctttATTCATGCACCATAAGCTTGCTCTAATCTCTTTCAAGTTGCTCCCCTGTTAATGTACCTAATTTTTTCACCACTGTTCGAGTTATTGTTGGAAACACTCCCGGGACCATCTTTTGGAATTATGTAGGGATGGGTCATCGCGTACTCCACGATGTCTCCTTTTGTTTGGAATCAGTTCCCTTCCAAAGTATTACTTGATTTAAAGCCAAAAGTCACATGAAGTCGCATGGAAGTGTACGAGTTGTACAAAGAATCACAAACTACAAAAGTATtgtatccgaaaaaaaagcttgaattATAAGTTTAGAATTACTGCCCGTATTATTGTGAATAAACtgagaaatctgaaaaatcaatGACATCATTCATTTTGTTAGCATTTTCATTCGCCATCCacaaaaattctattaaaggcagcgtatcacaaaattatcGTAGTCGGGAGACCTGTGATATGGTATAGAGTTCTGTAGATGCagcgtagattacgagtacgaGCCTGGCCCACTCAGTTCGCTCTTATCGCCCTTAAAAATGACGTGGGAAACAACGTTTGTTTCTGCGAGGTTCGTATTCCTACGAAACGCGAatcctttgtgcacgcgccgcatccaacaGCGAGCGGTGGAAGATCAATGACAATTTCTCGCAAGACTATTCAgttaaaaccaatgaatacgcGGCTGAGGGTACCGGAAAATATACACGATGGCGCGTTCTAGcattcctcgtaggaacaaccGCCGTTCTCACTACCGTTTTTTGGAGCGATTGGGGTAAATTGAGCGGGCCAATCACTCTCTTgttcgtgatctacacctcgAGCCCcatgttttccatcaggtttccgCACTACGCTAATTTCATGACAAGCTGCATGTAATTCACAAAAATTGACAACACGACTATCTGCCACCGCGGATGCTCCTACATAGACACCCTGTCAGTGACTGAAGCACTGTGTTAGCGACCAAATTTCATGCATGCGCATGAACGTTCTTTTACTCCGTACATCTCTTCTGAAGAACATGCAGGATTCGTttgtttttatggaaagaATAGGGCTTGataattcttcgaaaaatctCTTAATGtcaagaaatattttgtttagaAGATAGAAACCATGCAAATATACAGTAAATGGTAAATGGTATACAGTCGTAGCATAGAAGATATCTAACAAGCGGACAAACTGTACTATAGGTAATGACGTCACTATTTTGCATAGctaaagaataatttttcattaatttcttaGAAGTCGAGATCTTCCGAACAGATTCGCAGAAATTATCGGAACAATCACGTtttttggacaaaaaaaacgaacgttCTCACTAACAAGAGGAAATCACATAGGATTCActgcggctttttttttttgaaattataatCTTCAATTATTAGAGAATTTTGAGAGACTCCTAGCAAGTTACAAAATGAAATCCGACAAATATGTAGTGTCTGCAACatgaattctggaaaaaaaaaactgctgataaaaaggaaaacaagcaATGATGTTGACCAGAGAAATCATCGCCGAAAAGCAAATGATCGGTCAAGTGTCAAGATAAAAGATGGATCACGTGCTGCGTAGCCGTTGTTACGTTGAGGAAAATACAACGTTCACAGTGATTTTAAGTAGCTGAGTTGGTCAACGATCGCGATGAGAGGTTGTGTCCTCGAATAAAGTGTTATCCTCCACTCCATAAATCACTCATCTCGGAATTTCCCCATTTACTCATTTCGATtgacaaaaaatgaagagaagttTTTGTGTGGTGtcttatatttattgtatCCAATAAGTTTTCTAAACCATCCTCATACTGAGACGATGGCAAAATTGGAGATatgtaaaacaaaatttgtagACATTGTTACCTGCAGTAACCCAAGACATCACAAAACTTGGACCCGTGGAGTATCGCAAGCGCCTAGGTTTATCTAGAAGCAAGAGGAACCCAAcaaaactaaagaaaagaagggaatTAGACGTTTCACTCTACTTTTCATTCATATGCGATTCAGGAAAGGTAAAGAAAGTTCCACTGAAATTCTCCTAGGGCAAGAGACGGAAGTGCAATGTTTGGGCTTTGAATCGTGTCTAAATCAAGAAAAGTAGCAGTGAACATGAGTAGAAGCTCTATTAAGTGAGTGGAGAAACGCACGAAAACAACATCGGATATCTGACACCCTGCACACCCGTCACACATGCTCGTTCTGATGCGACTTTCTGGAAAGGGATTCTTTAAACATCTAAACACTCCTATTTAATCCCCTACACTCTGGTCCTACAAAATTTGATTGAAACACATCTTCGTTCTCATGTTGCACAAGGTGAAGTGCAGTCTGAGACCTGAAAAAGGTAACGGGATGGTGAGGAAAAGGAGACTGAATAACTCTAGCCTGAAAAAGTGTCTTTTACGACACGCGTTCGAAATTGAACAGCTGAGCTCTGGATGAGCTAATTGCTTACTCATTTCTTTCGGTTGCGCGCATCACCAGTCCATCATCCGCTTCCATCTAATTTTCTGCCGAAATGGATTGCATgcattcatttcctttcacGATTTTCTATGAGATTTAAGACTTCGATTAATGGTGAAGGCACAAATTTATGGTAAAGCACTAGGATTTATggtgctgatttttttctcgaactcTCATAATTCACTTTCAAAACGAAGGTACTGTAAGTTCACAATCTACAACTAGTTCAAAGAAAATGTGTTACAAACGGCTAAAATACTTTGATGATTGCACTACTTTGGTCTTTTGCAACCTCCCAAAAAATCTTTGCCATTTAACTGAAAACCACGTTAGGGAATCGTTGAAATCGAAAAACGTTAGGGAAAGTGTTAAGGAATCTTCAGTAGATTTTCAATTCCCAGTCACTGGTTAAGTGAAGATTCTGCACATTACTttggaaaattcgaaaaaaaaaacagttccgtGAAAGATTGGAttttgtgctattttctagaatgagagattctttcttttacaaGTTCAGCAGGGGcgaagcaatttttttgcaatgataTTATTTGCAACTCCTCGTGGACAAGATGGATCACAATTTTCAGTCTGGACACCAAAGGTTCTACTAGTTGCAGTACTTCTTCTTGCGAAAGTTCGAGCAATGCTCCGAATTTAGAGGAATTTGGTTGGTGAACCATCTTAGACGCAATATTATATTGATTGTGATTGACTATATTAATGTTTGTGGAATatttcagtttaaaaaattcaagaaaaatcatcaaGACCGAAGATATCTGAGTAGTAATAGACTCAATTTACGCATTGCATAGGACGTTAGTTGCACAAGACGTCGCTATAGTTTTAATTCTAAATTAATTACTACACCAGCTAGGAAAAGTCTTGAAGCCAGCCGATAAACAACTATCAAAAATTCTAGTAACTTCGTCCCAACAATTCTTCAGCTTGCAGTTGAGTGATTTGCATCACTACATAACAATCCCTTGCTGCGGCAGCACTCCATAAAAGTAGGGGAGgggattttcaaaataatattgCTGAGAGCTCAGTTGGATACTGCTCAAGGgtctcgtcaacgtcactcatgGAACTCACGAACATCTTGGATAATGATTGCGAGGGACGGAGAAGATGCGAAGAGGAAAAGACAATACTGAGACAAGCACTATCAGCGAAAACAGGCCATGTTAGTTGATGATTCCATGtcgcgtaaaaaaaaactgtgacagaatgtggatttttttctgaaagtgtTAAAGTCCCACTGCAATAACGAAGTAAGGGCTAAAATTTGTGAGTTAAAAAGAAAGACTTTGACTGATTTGCTTGGGATGTAGCAAAGATTGTTACTGATCTTTCTCTATCGATCAAAATCTACAAAATGGTCATACTCGATGACAGACGAATATAGGTACCACTCGCAAAATACTCAACATTCCAGAAAAGCTGGGAACATTGTGGAAAGAGAGACAAAATGGGTTCACAGAGTAGATAAAACTGATGGATTTGccttttcattaattttgatATTAAATTTGTGCTTGCAATAGCAGCATTTTCAACTGGGGCGAGGATTATTTGGGAGTCATCGTTCTCTTCATAATTTAAGAAGCTGGGATCATAtatgcttttttgttttcactctTCCTTTCGTATTACTCAATACGACGTAAATTAAGAAAACAATATGTCAAAAACAAGCTCAAGGGTGGCATCAAAGCTCACTTGGATAAAGCTGCGACCTTCTGATCTTGGCAGATTACCGTATACAATTCCAGCAGTTGTTTTGATTTCGACCTATCCTATCACTTTTGACCTATAACGGTGAGATATACTAACTCTAGCAATACTCCAGCACATGATGTGGCTGCAAGTTATCGAAGTGGATCATGATCATCTTCAGATCATTACCTTTTCTACTATTAGGCGGACTATTAGGTTGACGCAGaagaaatgcaggtttttttcatcactttaGCACTGTTTTATAGCaataaaatgagatttttgtACTCAGAATTATAGATTGTCAGAAAGTTCACCTAATGCACTTTCTAAACAAATGTATACGAAGTTTAATTCGAGTAGCTTTTcctgagaaattttgaattttatattcagatcccacggatctccctcactagagggatcacagccggttagtcgcgaggctacgtggcgcgtccccgggtggcggatagggggctaatcgcggaccaaaagcgaccttgcgcttgcccagagacgcaggtggattcaggggatggactccctgtttctgctgagccaggactgactcatgacatccttgtatcccgcacgtcggtccggccaaaagcctgcaatcaagtgactgggaggtgcaagggaggcggtttggagtcgcctccaacaaataagctccacatgtccacaccgggagaacgaaagttctcccagaaactcatgggactagaggcttgcaacctgcccatgggttttaaaatttttaagcaaaacacagtaatagaaaagagtctcctgattccggaggaaagcctggtacggtagcgccaggtaggacggggttgcaggagtcatgtaggctaccaaaacggaaaaggactaggatgacgatctgtacttataacgcacgtacgcttgcatcggaagcggccatcgaagatctgatgatgcaagccaagaagatcaagtacgacgtcatcggactgaccgagacgagacgacgtcaccctctcaacgccgtatatgaaactggagaagaactgttcttaggaacatgcgacagtagaggtgttggtggagttggcgtcctcgtcaacacgagtatggcaaagaacatcgactcttttgaacaacttacgacccgaatcggacgtctgcggatgagaagatgtggcccaataccagctttgactatcttcgtcgtttacgctccaacatcaagctacgaagaagaagaagtcgaagctttctatatggacctggagaagttctaccaagaagatcatgccttctacaaggtcatagttggcgatttcaacgctaaggttggcccaagaagaacgccggaggaacttcacatcgggacccacggcctacaatggaatgaccagggagagaggctctccgagttcatcatgacgactaagaccatccatgggaactcgcaatttcagaagccctcttctttacgctggacgtgggagtcacccggtggagggtaccgtaatgaaatagaccacatcatcgtcaataaaaggttctgcctgacggacgtcggtgttgtaccaaagttctacacgggatcggaccatcgcctcctccgaggaagattttccttcacaaggagagcagagaaagccgccaagttcagagagagaaatcccaggactaccatcaactgggatctcttcgctacgctagccggcttttgggaagattccgcaatggacaacatcgacgaggaatatgaccggcttgtcgaacaccttcacgactgcgcgaagaaggctgagagttttaaaaccaccaagaggcgcctgtctcttgaaactcttgagctgatacgccagcgtggagcagcacgagccgcagggaaccaagaactcacgtccgagctcgcaaggctttgccgagaggcgataaaggaagaccttaaagagagaagagcagaagtgctggctgaagctgcagaggcggggaaaagcatccgctatgcccgtcgagacttcgctagtcgcaagacgaggatgactgctctccggaacccaaagggaacagccattgcatcgagaagggggatggagaaaatcatccacgacttccactctgatctcttcgacagccatgtccacttgcctcctcaccatctgagggaagatggacaagtcattccagaggttctcccgtccgaaatacgacatgctatcatgtcggtaagaaatcgtacggcacccggtcccgacagaataagaccagaacacctgaagagccttccgccagtactcatcaacaccctggcgaggctctttacacgttatctgtcggaatgcaagattcctaaacagtggaagaccagcaagaccgtgttgttgtataaaaagggagatccacatgacatcggcaactatcgcccaatctgcctactgtccgtcatctacaagctctttacaagagtaatccttaataggattgaaaaagtcttggatgaaggacagccatgcgagcaagcagggtttcgaaaaggattcagcacgattgaccacattcacactgtttcgaaactcatcgaggtatcacgagagtacaagatgccgctctgtctcaccttcatcgacttgaaaaaggccttcgactcagttgagacggaagcggtcgtggaagccttggacaaccaaggcgtccctactcagtacataaaggtacttcgagagttgtacagtaacttcacgaccgaaatttcgccattctacaagaacatcatcattgacgtgaagaggggggtccgacagggtgatacaatttcacccaaaatattcacagccaccctcgagaacgcaatgcgaaagttggaatgggacgacatgggagtgaaggttgatggtcggcagctacaccatttgcgctttgctgatgacatcgtactggtaacacctagcatcagccaagcggaacgaatgctgaccgaattcgacgaaacatgtggatgcatcggtcttcagctgaatctacaaaagacgatgttcatgcagaacggatgggtctcggatgccccattcacgctcaacggaacgaacatatccgagtgcaccagctacgtttatctgggtcgggaactgaacatgatgaacgacctgatccCCGAGCtaggcaggaggagacgagcggttTGGGGAGCATACAAGAgtatcgaggatgtagtgaagaagaccaggagcacccggctccgtgctcacctcttcaacaccacggtacttcctgctttgacctgtgcttcggaaacctgggcatttcgcaagcaggaagtaaacgcggtgagcgtcattgaacgcgcaattgagagagtgatgctaggagtatctcgtttcacgcaagtgagggacgggattcgaagttctctcctacgtcagcgatcgaagattagagacgccgccgcgtttgccaaggaaagtaaaataaggtgggccggacacgtgatgcgctttaatgacaaccgttggaccagagccgtgagcgactgggttccccgcgatattaagcgcactacaggaagaccgccgacccgatggtcagatttcttcacgaagtccttgaaagaaaaatatgatgctcttcgtgtcccacgcgaaaggaggaaccactgggctactctggcacgcgatcgggacaaatggaaaaattactggcgcccgctcgaccagttcgaagatcaacgggagtcaaggtgatcaaggtgatattCAGATCACttgcatttcttttcgttaaCCTGATAGTTTCAGGTTATTAAAAGtcataaagtcactggcgtatcaatccacttgggatgcgccaacgcgttttactagaattcgtaatcgatgaggttttggaacgcgtgttggcctatacaatgacttgcgggggccagccgatgaccaagtcagtgtttttatcctcccagacaagtctggtaccaatttatcgacctcggagaaatgaaaggcttggtttgcactagggcggtttcgaaccctcgaccgtggacctctaaccgactgcgccacacccgcccccgTTTCGGTTTTTAGCATACATATATACTCACTTCAGATTGTCAACACAAAACAAATTGGCATTGGTTCCCGAGAATTTGATGCCAAATTGATTCGAATACAAAGTCCACGTGATTTCCTGACATTCCGCGCTGCTTTTGTTTATCCACGTTAGTGTTCCTCACATCCTTTCCACTAACTCTTTCCAGTCCCAAATTTCGGAGGTTCATCACTCATTAAAACGTTATTGAACTACATTAAGAAGCGTTCGTGTCCTTTCGACAGTTCGTGCTTGACAGGATCCACAAATCCATCGCGACTCATTGTTTTCCTGCCGATATTCGGTTGTTCAGCAGAAACTTGAGTGTGCATGTGTGCTTTCTTCATGGACTGTCACTTTCCAACCGTATAGCAAGGTGGTAGATCAGAAAACTGGTGTAGACAGATTCAAAGATTCCCATACTCAGCGTTTTGCGCCGGGAACACTGAACAACGTTTTTTCCTTTACGGAACTTTTTCTCGTAGAAAATCAATCACTAAGGTACATATTTCATAGGTCGTCAGCCAAAATTGCGGAGGGTATAGAAATTTGTTACACATGGGAGattaaaagaaactgaaatagACACTAAAAACGAGTTTGCATTATTTGCTTTGAAATATGTACTTATTTGGAGGAAAACTCGGTTTTGAAAATCTACGAGGTGCTACTTCCGGCCCTGAAATTATTG is part of the Necator americanus strain Aroian chromosome V, whole genome shotgun sequence genome and encodes:
- a CDS encoding hypothetical protein (NECATOR_CHRV.G19888.T3); this translates as MTICTYNARTLASEAAIEDLMMQAKKIKYDVIGLTETRRRHPLNAVYETGEELFLGTCDSRGVGGVGVLVNTSMAKNIDSFEQLTTRIGRLRMRRCGPIPALTIFVVYAPTSSYEEEEVEAFYMDLEKFYQEDHAFYKVIVGDFNAKVGPRRTPEELHIGTHGLQWNDQGERLSEFIMTTKTIHGNSQFQKPSSLRWTWESPGGGYRNEIDHIIVNKRFCLTDVGVVPKFYTGSDHRLLRGRFSFTRRAEKAAKFRERNPRTTINWDLFATLAGFWEDSAMDNIDEEYDRLVEHLHDCAKKAESFKTTKRRLSLETLELIRQRGAARAAGNQELTSELARLCREAIKEDLKERRAEVLAEAAEAGKSIRYARRDFASRKTRMTALRNPKGTAIASRRGMEKIIHDFHSDLFDSHVHLPPHHLREDGQVIPEVLPSEIRHAIMSVRNRTAPGPDRIRPEHLKSLPPVLINTLARLFTRYLSECKIPKQWKTSKTVLLYKKGDPHDIGNYRPICLLSVIYKLFTRVILNRIEKVLDEGQPCEQAGFRKGFSTIDHIHTVSKLIEVSREYKMPLCLTFIDLKKAFDSVETEAVVEALDNQGVPTQYIKVLRELYSNFTTEISPFYKNIIIDVKRGVRQGDTISPKIFTATLENAMRKLEWDDMGVKVDGRQLHHLRFADDIVLVTPSISQAERMLTEFDETCGCIGLQLNLQKTMFMQNGWVSDAPFTLNGTNISECTSYVYLGRELNMMNDLIPELGRRRRAVWGAYKSIEDVVKKTRSTRLRAHLFNTTVLPALTCASETWAFRKQEVNAVSVIERAIERVMLGVSRFTQVRDGIRSSLLRQRSKIRDAAAFAKESKIRWAGHVMRFNDNRWTRAVSDWVPRDIKRTTGRPPTRWSDFFTKSLKEKYDALRVPRERRNHWATLARDRDKWKNYWRPLDQFEDQRESR
- a CDS encoding hypothetical protein (NECATOR_CHRV.G19888.T1), with product MTICTYNARTLASEAAIEDLMMQAKKIKYDVIGLTETRRRHPLNAVYETGEELFLGTCDSRGVGGVGVLVNTSMAKNIDSFEQLTTRIGRLRMRRCGPIPALTIFVVYAPTSSYEEEEVEAFYMDLEKFYQEDHAFYKVIVGDFNAKVGPRRTPEELHIGTHGLQWNDQGERLSEFIMTTKTIHGNSQFQKPSSLRWTWESPGGGYRNEIDHIIVNKRFCLTDVGVVPKFYTGSDHRLLRGRFSFTRRAEKAAKFRERNPRTTINWDLFATLAGFWEDSAMDNIDEEYDRLVEHLHDCAKKAESFKTTKRRLSLETLELIRQRGAARAAGNQELTSELARLCREAIKEDLKERRAEVLAEAAEAGKSIRYARRDFASRKTRMTALRNPKGTAIASRRGMEKIIHDFHSDLFDSHVHLPPHHLREDGQVIPEVLPSEIRHAIMSVRNRTAPGPDRIRPEHLKSLPPVLINTLARLFTRYLSECKIPKQWKTSKTVLLYKKGDPHDIGNYRPICLLSVIYKLFTRVILNRIEKVLDEGQPCEQAGFRKGFSTIDHIHTVSKLIEVSREYKMPLCLTFIDLKKAFDSVETEAVVEALDNQGVPTQYIKVLRELYSNFTTEISPFYKNIIIDVKRGVRQGDTISPKIFTATLENAMRKLEWDDMGVKVDGRQLHHLRFADDIVLVTPSISQAERMLTEFDETCGCIGLQLNLQKTMFMQNGWVSDAPFTLNGTNISECTSYVYLGRELNMMNDLIPELGRRRRAVWGAYKSIEDVVKKTRSTRLRAHLFNTTVLPALTCASETWAFRKQEVNAVSVIERAIERVMLGVSRFTQVRDGIRSSLLRQRSKIRDAAAFAKESKIRWAGHVMRFNDNRWTRAVSDWVPRDIKRTTGRPPTRWSDFFTKSLKEKYDALRVPRERRNHWATLARDRDKWKNYWRPLDQFEDQRESRSGRRDPAEQPLRVCSAHFVMSVKGDAVADALEQLTAEQIEQFRKYFNMFDKENKGYIKATQVGQILRTMGQAFEERDLKQLIKEFDTDGSGEIEFEEFAAMVANFVVNSEDNEGLEEELREAFRLYDKEGNGYINVSDLRDILRALDENVSEEELDEMIAEIDTDGSGTVDFDEFMEMMSGE